The Nerophis ophidion isolate RoL-2023_Sa linkage group LG09, RoL_Noph_v1.0, whole genome shotgun sequence genome contains a region encoding:
- the LOC133559429 gene encoding ATP-binding cassette sub-family G member 5-like isoform X1 — protein MSRLYSVQLDPAGPGTEDKESFKFVSEVMRDGRDDRTEPRCCLSVSKISYSVSERVGPWWDLPSYRKRWTRQILNDVSFHVDSGQIMGILGNSGSGKTTLLDAISGRIGNSGTLSGEVFVNGRKLAREEYQDCFSYVLQSDNLLSYLTVEETLTYTAQLALRKHSAKAIHKKVSAVMAELSLSHVAHSVIGGRIFPGISGGERRRVSIASQLLQDPRVILLDEPTTGLDSMTANQIVVLLAELARRNRIVIVTIHQPRSELFRVFSRIAVMSRGELVFCGQPEEMVDFFSQCGYECPEYCNPFDIYVDFTSVDTRSSEREAATFSRMHEITCSYQGSAIYRHMLGKMTQSLQRHDKAAIPFKSKESPGGGAKLGVLLRRTMRNLSRDRMGVLMRLSQNLIYGLFVAFFVMHLDMDVTKGAVQDRIGIIYQSIGASPYTGMLNAVALFPALRAIGDQESQDGLYSKWQMFLAYIFHILPFSVISVFIFTSFLYWTVGMHPETWRFLSFTAVVMVPHIIGELLTVVLLGVVQDPNMVNTGVALLNIAGILVGSGFLRSMAQMPTVFQWLSYLTFQKYSCELLIVTEFHDLHFTCNHSRPFQGDCIVTQGNQIIDEGYPGALSRYILDFVLLYTFLPALLLLGMVSFKIRDRLVLH, from the exons ATGAGCAGACTCTACTCAGTGCAGCTGGACCCGGCTGGCCCAGGGACTGAGGACAAAGAGTCCTTCAAGTTTGTGTCCGAGGTGATGAGGGATGGAAGAGACGACAGGACGGAACCTCGCTGCTGTCTCAGTGTCAGCAAGATATCATACTCTGTCAG cgaGCGTGTGGGGCCCTGGTGGGACTTGCCCTCCTACAGGAAGCGATGGACTCGTCAGATCCTTAACGACGTCTCCTTCCATGTGGACAGCGGGCAGATTATGGGCATCCTGGGCAACTCTG GTTCCGGAAAGACAACGTTGTTGGACGCCATCTCAGGGAGGATCGGAAACTCTGGGACACTGTCGGGTGAAGTATTTGTTAACGGGAGGAAACTAGCGAGAGAGGAGTACCAGGATTGTTTCTCTTATGTGCTGCAG AGTGACAACCTGCTGAGTTATCTGACAGTGGAGGAGACTTTGACCTACACTGCCCAGCTGGCTCTCAGAAAACACTCTGCTAAAGCCATACACAAAAAG GTGTCAGCAGTGATGGCCGAGCTGAGTTTGAGTCACGTGGCCCACAGCGTCATCGGAGGCCGCATCTTCCCGGGAATCTCTGGAGGTGAGAGGAGGAGGGTCTCCATCGCCAGCCAGCTCCTACAGGACCCCC GAGTGATCCTATTGGACGAGCCTACCACGGGCCTGGACAGTatgacagccaatcagatcgtgGTGCTGCTGGCTGAGCTGGCCCGCAGGAACCGCATCGTCATCGTCACCATCCATCAACCTCGCTCCGAACTATTCAGG gTGTTCAGCAGGATTGCCGTGATGAGTCGTGGCGAGTTGGTCTTCTGTGGACAACCAGAGGAGATGGTGGACTTCTTCAGCCAGTGTGGATACGAGTGTCCCGAATACTGCAACCCCTTTGACATCTATG TGGACTTCACGTCGGTGGACACACGGAGCAGCGAGCGTGAGGCGGCCACCTTCAGCCGCATGCACGAGATCACGTGCTCCTACCAGGGGTCGGCCATCTACCGGCACATGCTGGGGAAGATGACGCAAAGCCTGCAGAGGCACGACAAGGCCGCTATTCCTTTTAAGAGCAAAGAGTCGCCAGGTGGCGGCGCCAAGCTGGGCGTGCTGCTCAG GCGGACTATGCGGAACTTGTCCAGAGACCGCATGGGGGTCCTCATGCGTCTGTCCCAGAACTTGATTTACGGCCTCTTTGTGGCCTTCTTCGTCATGCATCTCGACATGGACGTCACCAAGGGAGCCGTGCAAGATCGCATCGGCATCATCTACCAGAGCATCGGAGCGTCGCCATACACGGGAATGCTGAACGCCGTCGCTTTGT TTCCTGCCCTGAGAGCCATTGGTGACCAGGAGAGTCAGGATGGactgtacagtaaatggcagatGTTCCTGGCCTACATCTTCCACATCCTGCCATTTAGTGTCATCAGTGTCTTCATCTTCACTTCTTTTCTCTACTG GACTGTGGGGATGCACCCTGAGACTTGGCGCTTCCTCAGTTTTACTGCCGTGGTCATGGTTCCTCACATCATAG GCGAGCTGCTGACTGTGGTTTTGTTGGGAGTGGTCCAAGACCCAAACATGGTGAACACTGGAGTGGCTCTGCTCAACATAGCAGGGATCTTAGTGGGCTCTGGTTTCCTACG AAGTATGGCGCAGATGCCGACTGTGTTCCAATGGCTGAGCTACTTGACGTTCCAGAAATACAGCTGTGAGCTCCTCATCGTCACAGAGTTTCACGATCTTCACTTCACATGCA ATCATTCCAGACCTTTCCAAGGAGACTGTATCGTCACTCAGGGCAATCAGATCATCGATGAAGGCTACCCTGGAGCTCTGTCCCGCTACATTCTGGACTTTGTCCTGCTGTACACCTTCCTTCCTGCACTGCTACTGCTGGGCATGGTCAGCTTCAAGATCAGAGACAGACTGGTGCTCCACTGA
- the LOC133559429 gene encoding ATP-binding cassette sub-family G member 5-like isoform X2: MGILGNSGSGKTTLLDAISGRIGNSGTLSGEVFVNGRKLAREEYQDCFSYVLQSDNLLSYLTVEETLTYTAQLALRKHSAKAIHKKVSAVMAELSLSHVAHSVIGGRIFPGISGGERRRVSIASQLLQDPRVILLDEPTTGLDSMTANQIVVLLAELARRNRIVIVTIHQPRSELFRVFSRIAVMSRGELVFCGQPEEMVDFFSQCGYECPEYCNPFDIYVDFTSVDTRSSEREAATFSRMHEITCSYQGSAIYRHMLGKMTQSLQRHDKAAIPFKSKESPGGGAKLGVLLRRTMRNLSRDRMGVLMRLSQNLIYGLFVAFFVMHLDMDVTKGAVQDRIGIIYQSIGASPYTGMLNAVALFPALRAIGDQESQDGLYSKWQMFLAYIFHILPFSVISVFIFTSFLYWTVGMHPETWRFLSFTAVVMVPHIIGELLTVVLLGVVQDPNMVNTGVALLNIAGILVGSGFLRSMAQMPTVFQWLSYLTFQKYSCELLIVTEFHDLHFTCNHSRPFQGDCIVTQGNQIIDEGYPGALSRYILDFVLLYTFLPALLLLGMVSFKIRDRLVLH; this comes from the exons ATGGGCATCCTGGGCAACTCTG GTTCCGGAAAGACAACGTTGTTGGACGCCATCTCAGGGAGGATCGGAAACTCTGGGACACTGTCGGGTGAAGTATTTGTTAACGGGAGGAAACTAGCGAGAGAGGAGTACCAGGATTGTTTCTCTTATGTGCTGCAG AGTGACAACCTGCTGAGTTATCTGACAGTGGAGGAGACTTTGACCTACACTGCCCAGCTGGCTCTCAGAAAACACTCTGCTAAAGCCATACACAAAAAG GTGTCAGCAGTGATGGCCGAGCTGAGTTTGAGTCACGTGGCCCACAGCGTCATCGGAGGCCGCATCTTCCCGGGAATCTCTGGAGGTGAGAGGAGGAGGGTCTCCATCGCCAGCCAGCTCCTACAGGACCCCC GAGTGATCCTATTGGACGAGCCTACCACGGGCCTGGACAGTatgacagccaatcagatcgtgGTGCTGCTGGCTGAGCTGGCCCGCAGGAACCGCATCGTCATCGTCACCATCCATCAACCTCGCTCCGAACTATTCAGG gTGTTCAGCAGGATTGCCGTGATGAGTCGTGGCGAGTTGGTCTTCTGTGGACAACCAGAGGAGATGGTGGACTTCTTCAGCCAGTGTGGATACGAGTGTCCCGAATACTGCAACCCCTTTGACATCTATG TGGACTTCACGTCGGTGGACACACGGAGCAGCGAGCGTGAGGCGGCCACCTTCAGCCGCATGCACGAGATCACGTGCTCCTACCAGGGGTCGGCCATCTACCGGCACATGCTGGGGAAGATGACGCAAAGCCTGCAGAGGCACGACAAGGCCGCTATTCCTTTTAAGAGCAAAGAGTCGCCAGGTGGCGGCGCCAAGCTGGGCGTGCTGCTCAG GCGGACTATGCGGAACTTGTCCAGAGACCGCATGGGGGTCCTCATGCGTCTGTCCCAGAACTTGATTTACGGCCTCTTTGTGGCCTTCTTCGTCATGCATCTCGACATGGACGTCACCAAGGGAGCCGTGCAAGATCGCATCGGCATCATCTACCAGAGCATCGGAGCGTCGCCATACACGGGAATGCTGAACGCCGTCGCTTTGT TTCCTGCCCTGAGAGCCATTGGTGACCAGGAGAGTCAGGATGGactgtacagtaaatggcagatGTTCCTGGCCTACATCTTCCACATCCTGCCATTTAGTGTCATCAGTGTCTTCATCTTCACTTCTTTTCTCTACTG GACTGTGGGGATGCACCCTGAGACTTGGCGCTTCCTCAGTTTTACTGCCGTGGTCATGGTTCCTCACATCATAG GCGAGCTGCTGACTGTGGTTTTGTTGGGAGTGGTCCAAGACCCAAACATGGTGAACACTGGAGTGGCTCTGCTCAACATAGCAGGGATCTTAGTGGGCTCTGGTTTCCTACG AAGTATGGCGCAGATGCCGACTGTGTTCCAATGGCTGAGCTACTTGACGTTCCAGAAATACAGCTGTGAGCTCCTCATCGTCACAGAGTTTCACGATCTTCACTTCACATGCA ATCATTCCAGACCTTTCCAAGGAGACTGTATCGTCACTCAGGGCAATCAGATCATCGATGAAGGCTACCCTGGAGCTCTGTCCCGCTACATTCTGGACTTTGTCCTGCTGTACACCTTCCTTCCTGCACTGCTACTGCTGGGCATGGTCAGCTTCAAGATCAGAGACAGACTGGTGCTCCACTGA
- the LOC133559429 gene encoding ATP-binding cassette sub-family G member 5-like isoform X3: protein MSRLYSVQLDPAGPGTEDKESFKFVSEVMRDGRDDRTEPRCCLSVSKISYSVSERVGPWWDLPSYRKRWTRQILNDVSFHVDSGQIMGILGNSGSGKTTLLDAISGRIGNSGTLSGEVFVNGRKLAREEYQDCFSYVLQSDNLLSYLTVEETLTYTAQLALRKHSAKAIHKKVFSRIAVMSRGELVFCGQPEEMVDFFSQCGYECPEYCNPFDIYVDFTSVDTRSSEREAATFSRMHEITCSYQGSAIYRHMLGKMTQSLQRHDKAAIPFKSKESPGGGAKLGVLLRRTMRNLSRDRMGVLMRLSQNLIYGLFVAFFVMHLDMDVTKGAVQDRIGIIYQSIGASPYTGMLNAVALFPALRAIGDQESQDGLYSKWQMFLAYIFHILPFSVISVFIFTSFLYWTVGMHPETWRFLSFTAVVMVPHIIGELLTVVLLGVVQDPNMVNTGVALLNIAGILVGSGFLRSMAQMPTVFQWLSYLTFQKYSCELLIVTEFHDLHFTCNHSRPFQGDCIVTQGNQIIDEGYPGALSRYILDFVLLYTFLPALLLLGMVSFKIRDRLVLH from the exons ATGAGCAGACTCTACTCAGTGCAGCTGGACCCGGCTGGCCCAGGGACTGAGGACAAAGAGTCCTTCAAGTTTGTGTCCGAGGTGATGAGGGATGGAAGAGACGACAGGACGGAACCTCGCTGCTGTCTCAGTGTCAGCAAGATATCATACTCTGTCAG cgaGCGTGTGGGGCCCTGGTGGGACTTGCCCTCCTACAGGAAGCGATGGACTCGTCAGATCCTTAACGACGTCTCCTTCCATGTGGACAGCGGGCAGATTATGGGCATCCTGGGCAACTCTG GTTCCGGAAAGACAACGTTGTTGGACGCCATCTCAGGGAGGATCGGAAACTCTGGGACACTGTCGGGTGAAGTATTTGTTAACGGGAGGAAACTAGCGAGAGAGGAGTACCAGGATTGTTTCTCTTATGTGCTGCAG AGTGACAACCTGCTGAGTTATCTGACAGTGGAGGAGACTTTGACCTACACTGCCCAGCTGGCTCTCAGAAAACACTCTGCTAAAGCCATACACAAAAAG gTGTTCAGCAGGATTGCCGTGATGAGTCGTGGCGAGTTGGTCTTCTGTGGACAACCAGAGGAGATGGTGGACTTCTTCAGCCAGTGTGGATACGAGTGTCCCGAATACTGCAACCCCTTTGACATCTATG TGGACTTCACGTCGGTGGACACACGGAGCAGCGAGCGTGAGGCGGCCACCTTCAGCCGCATGCACGAGATCACGTGCTCCTACCAGGGGTCGGCCATCTACCGGCACATGCTGGGGAAGATGACGCAAAGCCTGCAGAGGCACGACAAGGCCGCTATTCCTTTTAAGAGCAAAGAGTCGCCAGGTGGCGGCGCCAAGCTGGGCGTGCTGCTCAG GCGGACTATGCGGAACTTGTCCAGAGACCGCATGGGGGTCCTCATGCGTCTGTCCCAGAACTTGATTTACGGCCTCTTTGTGGCCTTCTTCGTCATGCATCTCGACATGGACGTCACCAAGGGAGCCGTGCAAGATCGCATCGGCATCATCTACCAGAGCATCGGAGCGTCGCCATACACGGGAATGCTGAACGCCGTCGCTTTGT TTCCTGCCCTGAGAGCCATTGGTGACCAGGAGAGTCAGGATGGactgtacagtaaatggcagatGTTCCTGGCCTACATCTTCCACATCCTGCCATTTAGTGTCATCAGTGTCTTCATCTTCACTTCTTTTCTCTACTG GACTGTGGGGATGCACCCTGAGACTTGGCGCTTCCTCAGTTTTACTGCCGTGGTCATGGTTCCTCACATCATAG GCGAGCTGCTGACTGTGGTTTTGTTGGGAGTGGTCCAAGACCCAAACATGGTGAACACTGGAGTGGCTCTGCTCAACATAGCAGGGATCTTAGTGGGCTCTGGTTTCCTACG AAGTATGGCGCAGATGCCGACTGTGTTCCAATGGCTGAGCTACTTGACGTTCCAGAAATACAGCTGTGAGCTCCTCATCGTCACAGAGTTTCACGATCTTCACTTCACATGCA ATCATTCCAGACCTTTCCAAGGAGACTGTATCGTCACTCAGGGCAATCAGATCATCGATGAAGGCTACCCTGGAGCTCTGTCCCGCTACATTCTGGACTTTGTCCTGCTGTACACCTTCCTTCCTGCACTGCTACTGCTGGGCATGGTCAGCTTCAAGATCAGAGACAGACTGGTGCTCCACTGA